A stretch of Lathyrus oleraceus cultivar Zhongwan6 chromosome 6, CAAS_Psat_ZW6_1.0, whole genome shotgun sequence DNA encodes these proteins:
- the LOC127094346 gene encoding uncharacterized protein LOC127094346 produces the protein MKFDFPDEDIMSIRDWSILSPDEGPEPGSRWTLMFDDASNAKGHGIGEIITSLTGFHIPFTTRLYFECTNNMEEYEACIYDIEAAIDLRIKILEVYGDSTVIIQVQGDWETRNKKLIPYQEHVVELIPHFDEITFHYIPREENQLAGALDTLTSMFKVKWKNGAPAIHIDHLGEPTHCLAMEAEFDDKPWFYDIMRYPER, from the coding sequence ATGAagtttgactttcctgatgaggacatcatgtcCATTCGAGACTGGAGTATCCTAAGCCctgatgaaggacctgaaccaggATCACGGTGGACGCTCATGTTCGATGACGCCTCTAATGCAAAAGGTCATGGAATAGGAGAAATCATCACATCTCTAACTGGTTTTCACATTCCATTCACCACTAGATTATACTTTGAATGTACCaacaatatggaagaatatgagGCATGCATCTACGATATCGAAGCAGCTATTGACTTAAGAATCAAGATTCTTGAAGTGTATGGAGATTCTACTGTGATCATTCAAGTTCAAGGAGATTGGGAAACTCGGAATAAGAAGTTGATTCCATACCAAGAACACGTGGTGGAACTGATTCCCCATTTTGATGAAATCACTTTTCATTATATCCCAAGGGAAGAGAATCAGTTAGCCGGTGCTCTAGATACTTTGACATCCATGTTTAAAGTCAAGTGGAAGAATGGAGCACCTGCCATCCATATTGATCACTTGGGCGAACCAACGCACTGTCTAGCAATGGAGGCCGAATTTGACGATaagccttggttctatgacattATGAGATATCCTGAAAGATAA